Proteins from one Thioflavicoccus mobilis 8321 genomic window:
- the pgi gene encoding glucose-6-phosphate isomerase, with protein MSLVNQTPQWQALAQHWERLQGVHMRDLFAEDPQRARRLSGEVAGLYVDYSKHRLTGETLDLLLGLGAAVDLPGWIQRMFAGERINATEHRAVLHVALRNRSNRPILVDGEDVMPQVNAVLEQMAELVERIHSGQWRGFSGEPIRDVVNIGIGGSNLGPKMVCEALTPYHREGLRVHFVSNVDASHIAETLKHLDPAQTLFIVASKTFTTQETMTNAHTARRWLVEALGDEAAVAHHFLAVSTNAEKVAAFGIDTDNMLVFWDWVGGRYSLWSAIGLPIALAVGFERFVELLEGAHAMDEHFRCAPLGESLPALLGLIGVWYTDFARAATHALLPYDQHLKYFPAYFQQGDMESNGKHVTREGETVTYPTGPVVWGEPGTDGQHAFYQLIHQGTQLIPADFIMPLTSHYDVGDHHLKLLANCFAQTEALMRGRTLEEARQEMLAAGMEPAEAEALAPHRQFDGNRPTTTILVDQVTPQTLGALIALYEHKIFTQGIVWGINSFDQWGVELGKQLAGVILEELTDGAVTARHDASTANLLERTLQRRA; from the coding sequence ATGTCGCTCGTCAATCAGACCCCGCAATGGCAGGCCCTGGCGCAGCACTGGGAACGGTTGCAGGGGGTGCACATGCGCGACCTCTTCGCCGAGGATCCGCAGCGCGCCCGGCGGCTGTCGGGCGAGGTGGCAGGTCTCTATGTCGACTACTCCAAGCACCGCCTGACCGGCGAGACCCTCGATCTGCTGCTGGGGCTGGGCGCCGCCGTCGATCTGCCGGGCTGGATCCAGCGGATGTTCGCCGGCGAGCGGATCAACGCCACCGAGCACCGCGCGGTGCTGCACGTGGCGCTGCGCAACCGCTCCAACCGCCCGATCCTGGTCGACGGCGAGGACGTGATGCCGCAGGTCAACGCCGTCCTCGAGCAGATGGCCGAGCTGGTCGAGCGCATCCATTCCGGGCAATGGCGCGGCTTCAGCGGCGAACCCATCCGCGACGTCGTCAACATCGGCATCGGCGGCTCGAACCTCGGGCCGAAGATGGTCTGCGAGGCCCTCACGCCCTACCACCGCGAGGGGCTGCGGGTGCACTTCGTCTCCAACGTCGACGCCAGCCACATCGCCGAGACCCTCAAGCACCTCGATCCGGCCCAAACCCTCTTCATCGTCGCCTCGAAGACCTTCACGACCCAGGAGACGATGACCAACGCCCACACGGCGCGGCGCTGGCTCGTCGAGGCCCTCGGTGACGAGGCCGCGGTCGCCCATCACTTCCTCGCCGTCTCGACCAACGCCGAGAAGGTCGCGGCCTTCGGCATCGACACCGACAACATGCTGGTCTTCTGGGACTGGGTCGGCGGGCGCTACTCGCTCTGGTCGGCGATCGGCCTGCCGATCGCGCTCGCGGTCGGCTTCGAGCGGTTCGTCGAACTGCTCGAAGGGGCACACGCGATGGACGAGCACTTCCGTTGTGCCCCGCTCGGCGAGAGCCTGCCGGCGCTGCTCGGGCTGATCGGCGTCTGGTACACGGACTTCGCCAGGGCCGCGACCCACGCGCTGCTGCCTTACGACCAGCACCTGAAGTACTTCCCGGCCTACTTCCAGCAAGGCGACATGGAGAGCAACGGCAAGCACGTGACCCGCGAGGGCGAGACGGTCACCTACCCGACCGGCCCCGTGGTCTGGGGCGAGCCCGGCACCGACGGCCAGCACGCCTTCTACCAGCTGATCCACCAGGGTACCCAGCTGATCCCGGCGGATTTCATCATGCCGCTCACCAGTCACTACGACGTCGGCGACCATCACCTCAAACTGCTCGCCAACTGCTTCGCCCAAACCGAGGCCCTGATGCGCGGCCGCACCCTCGAGGAGGCGAGGCAAGAGATGCTCGCCGCCGGGATGGAGCCGGCCGAGGCCGAGGCCCTGGCGCCGCATCGCCAGTTCGACGGCAATCGACCGACCACGACCATCCTCGTCGACCAGGTCACCCCCCAGACGCTCGGCGCCCTGATCGCCCTCTACGAGCACAAGATCTTCACCCAGGGCATCGTCTGGGGCATCAACTCGTTCGATCAGTGGGGCGTCGAGCTCGGCAAGCAGCTCGCGGGCGTGATCCTCGAGGAGCTCACCGACGGCGCGGTCACGGCCCGCCACGACGCCTCGACCGCCAACCTGCTCGAGCGGACCCTGCAGCGCCGCGCCTGA